A single window of Acidimicrobiales bacterium DNA harbors:
- a CDS encoding ABC transporter ATP-binding protein has translation MTAVTSDAGAGATPAPAVHLDDITKRYGAVVACDHVDLELHRGEIHGILGENGAGKSTLMKILIGLVPRDDGRIFLDGHRAEIEDPLDAAEAGIGMVHQHFSLVEALTVWENVTLGEAGRFDPVGSRRRVREISEHYGLGVDPDARVADLPAGLRQRVEIIKCLRRNPDIIIFDEPTSVLTPAESERLFEVLRRAVSEENKAVALVSHKLDEILRATDRVTIMRTGKVVERMATADADAPTLARAMVGREVSLRSEGGALGVVTTTTQDDDVHDTAESVEMGRPVLEISGVVTVDREGVRKLDGLDIVVHPGEIVGVAGVEGNGQESLTNLLSSLETVEAGSVSVDGRPVEIGRAGAMARAGIAVIPADRHDSGCVLEMSVAENLVVVDPHRLARKGFFDPSTIRQRARDLIEEFQIQTSGPDAPFWSLSGGNQQRVILARELSNDPKVLLAAQPSRGLDVGAIEYMGEQLRQAAEDGVGVLLISSELEEIMDLADRIVVLSRGRIVGEMRRDQVDLERLGMLMGGVTEAEEAVT, from the coding sequence ATGACCGCAGTCACATCGGACGCGGGGGCCGGCGCCACGCCGGCCCCCGCCGTCCACCTCGACGACATCACGAAGCGCTACGGAGCTGTGGTCGCCTGCGATCACGTGGATCTCGAACTCCACCGGGGCGAGATCCACGGGATCCTCGGCGAGAACGGCGCGGGCAAGTCCACGCTCATGAAGATCCTGATCGGGCTCGTGCCACGCGACGACGGACGGATCTTCCTCGACGGTCACCGGGCCGAGATCGAGGATCCACTCGACGCGGCCGAGGCGGGGATCGGCATGGTCCACCAGCACTTCAGCCTCGTCGAGGCCCTCACGGTCTGGGAGAACGTCACCCTCGGAGAGGCCGGGCGCTTCGACCCCGTCGGGTCACGCAGACGCGTGAGAGAGATCAGCGAGCACTACGGCCTGGGCGTCGACCCCGACGCCCGCGTGGCCGACCTTCCGGCGGGCCTACGACAGCGGGTCGAGATCATCAAGTGTCTGCGCCGGAATCCGGACATCATCATCTTCGACGAACCCACGTCGGTCCTGACCCCCGCCGAGTCGGAGCGTCTGTTCGAAGTACTACGGCGCGCGGTCAGCGAGGAGAACAAGGCCGTCGCCCTCGTCAGCCACAAGCTCGACGAGATCCTGCGGGCCACCGACCGCGTCACCATCATGCGCACCGGCAAGGTGGTGGAGCGCATGGCCACCGCCGACGCCGACGCTCCGACCCTCGCCCGGGCGATGGTCGGCCGCGAGGTGTCGCTGCGCTCAGAGGGGGGAGCCCTCGGGGTCGTCACGACAACCACACAGGATGATGACGTTCACGACACCGCCGAGTCCGTGGAGATGGGCAGGCCCGTACTCGAGATCAGCGGCGTGGTGACCGTGGACCGTGAGGGTGTGCGCAAGCTCGACGGCCTCGACATCGTGGTCCATCCCGGAGAGATCGTCGGCGTCGCCGGGGTCGAGGGAAACGGGCAGGAGTCCCTCACGAACCTGCTCTCGAGCCTCGAGACCGTCGAGGCCGGTTCTGTCAGCGTCGACGGACGACCCGTCGAGATCGGTCGCGCCGGGGCGATGGCCCGGGCCGGCATCGCCGTGATCCCCGCGGACCGCCATGACTCCGGCTGCGTCCTCGAGATGTCCGTGGCGGAGAACCTCGTCGTCGTCGACCCCCACCGTTTGGCCAGGAAAGGCTTCTTCGACCCTTCGACGATCAGGCAACGGGCACGTGACCTGATCGAGGAGTTCCAGATCCAGACGAGTGGACCCGACGCACCGTTCTGGTCGCTGTCGGGCGGCAACCAGCAGCGCGTGATCCTCGCCCGGGAGCTGAGCAACGATCCGAAGGTGCTCCTCGCGGCGCAGCCCAGCCGTGGCCTCGACGTCGGCGCCATCGAGTACATGGGTGAACAACTGCGACAGGCGGCCGAGGACGGGGTCGGTGTGCTCCTCATCTCGAGTGAACTGGAGGAGATCATGGATCTCGCGGACCGGATCGTCGTCTTGTCCCGCGGCCGCATCGTGGGCGAGATGAGACGGGACCAGGTTGATCTCGAACGCCTCGGGATGTTGATGGGCGGCGTGACCGAGGCAGAGGAGGCCGTGACGTGA
- a CDS encoding ABC transporter permease, translating into MGDFFGAAGDVLSNEVAYEATVRFAALLVFAAVGELIAERAGTLNISVEGMVLGGAFASAVGYDLTGSVSVGLCMAASAGLTVAIVHGNLSHRLTANTFVVGLTLNILLLGLTSFLDSNIEPVSRAAHRFAVPGLADIPLIGGALFEQPWPLYLIYPLVPLCWFVLYRTRWGLDVRAVGENPQSADVSGLDVNKLRRQAVYVSGLTSGLGGGYLVLGQIGRFESTIVGGQGIIAIVAVIFGGWTFRGAIIGCLLFGAVNSFRLTLPTLGHEASPELLSALPFIVTIATVAIFAHRTRQPAALAQPFIRGLK; encoded by the coding sequence ATGGGTGATTTCTTCGGAGCAGCCGGCGACGTCCTCTCCAACGAGGTCGCCTACGAGGCGACCGTGCGTTTCGCCGCGCTCCTCGTGTTCGCGGCCGTCGGTGAGCTCATCGCGGAACGCGCCGGAACGCTCAACATCTCCGTCGAGGGGATGGTCCTCGGTGGGGCCTTCGCCAGCGCCGTGGGCTACGACCTCACGGGTTCGGTCTCTGTGGGCCTGTGCATGGCGGCCAGCGCTGGCCTGACGGTCGCGATCGTCCACGGCAACCTGTCGCACCGCCTGACGGCCAACACCTTCGTGGTGGGCCTGACGCTCAACATCCTCCTGTTGGGTCTGACGAGCTTCCTGGACTCCAACATCGAGCCCGTCTCCCGGGCCGCCCACAGGTTCGCGGTGCCCGGCCTCGCCGACATCCCGCTGATCGGTGGCGCCCTCTTCGAACAACCGTGGCCCCTCTACCTGATCTACCCACTCGTGCCGCTGTGCTGGTTCGTGCTGTACAGGACCCGCTGGGGTCTCGATGTGCGCGCCGTCGGCGAGAACCCGCAGTCCGCCGACGTGTCGGGACTCGACGTCAACAAGTTGCGGCGTCAGGCGGTGTACGTCTCGGGCCTGACCAGTGGCCTCGGCGGCGGCTACCTCGTCCTCGGCCAGATCGGCCGGTTCGAGTCGACCATCGTCGGCGGGCAGGGCATCATCGCCATCGTGGCGGTGATCTTCGGAGGGTGGACGTTCCGGGGCGCGATCATCGGCTGCCTCCTGTTCGGTGCCGTCAACTCGTTCCGCCTCACACTGCCGACCCTCGGCCACGAAGCGAGCCCGGAGCTGCTGTCCGCACTGCCGTTCATCGTGACCATCGCCACGGTCGCGATCTTCGCCCACAGGACGCGCCAGCCCGCAGCGCTCGCCCAACCGTTCATCCGGGGACTGAAGTGA
- a CDS encoding ABC transporter permease, whose protein sequence is MTATQSDETTPEASGEDPTGHTESSPAAPSRLKGAGEVLVIYGVSILAALAISVVLVATTGGSATEVLNALLDGSLRAPGRWGSTLGVAAPLLLVALGTTINARAGLINIGQEGQLIIGAAMAAFLASRIGGPGVLGLIAILLAGVAAGAIWAGIAGALKYWRSVPEVLTSLLLVTVAAQLTGWGLNYTWILLARFDEGRSNRAVYSDQLATDMRLPHVTLFGNDFPISVIVGLVLALIVTIVLTRTVWGFQIRVLGQNPRTAQRSGVSATKFGMTAMLLSGGFAGLAGAMMLAGGDFGNYRFAPGFAVNIGFDGLLVALIARRNPIAVIPIALLFAMLRTGSGFLAATGVEREITDIVQGLLVFAFLIPPAILFIRQRRRALAATRART, encoded by the coding sequence GTGACGGCCACTCAGTCGGACGAGACGACTCCCGAAGCCTCCGGAGAAGATCCCACCGGACACACGGAATCGTCGCCGGCCGCCCCGTCGCGCCTCAAGGGTGCGGGTGAGGTACTCGTCATCTACGGCGTCTCGATCCTGGCGGCACTTGCGATCTCCGTGGTCCTGGTCGCAACCACCGGCGGCTCGGCCACCGAGGTCCTCAACGCGCTCCTCGACGGCTCCCTCCGTGCCCCCGGGCGCTGGGGTTCGACCCTGGGCGTGGCCGCTCCGCTGCTTCTGGTCGCTCTCGGCACCACCATCAACGCCCGGGCCGGCCTGATCAACATCGGCCAGGAGGGTCAGCTGATCATCGGGGCAGCGATGGCCGCCTTCCTGGCGAGCCGCATCGGGGGGCCCGGCGTGCTGGGCCTCATCGCGATCCTTCTCGCCGGCGTAGCCGCCGGCGCGATCTGGGCCGGCATCGCCGGCGCCCTGAAGTACTGGCGGTCGGTGCCGGAGGTCCTGACGTCACTTCTACTCGTCACCGTCGCGGCCCAGCTGACCGGCTGGGGCCTCAACTACACGTGGATCCTGCTCGCCCGCTTCGACGAGGGACGATCCAACCGGGCGGTCTACAGCGATCAGCTGGCGACCGACATGCGGCTCCCCCATGTCACGCTGTTCGGAAACGACTTCCCGATCTCGGTCATCGTCGGCCTCGTGCTCGCGCTCATCGTCACGATCGTCCTCACCCGCACGGTGTGGGGATTCCAGATCCGCGTGCTCGGCCAGAATCCCCGCACGGCGCAGCGCTCCGGTGTCTCCGCGACGAAGTTCGGAATGACCGCCATGCTGCTGTCCGGTGGCTTCGCCGGCCTGGCGGGAGCGATGATGCTCGCCGGTGGAGACTTCGGGAACTACCGCTTCGCCCCCGGATTCGCAGTCAACATCGGCTTCGACGGCCTCCTCGTCGCCCTCATCGCCCGACGCAACCCGATCGCCGTCATTCCCATCGCGCTCCTGTTCGCCATGTTGCGGACCGGGTCCGGCTTCCTCGCCGCCACGGGCGTCGAACGCGAGATCACCGACATCGTGCAGGGTCTGCTCGTCTTCGCCTTCCTCATACCCCCTGCGATCCTCTTCATCCGCCAACGACGCCGGGCGCTCGCGGCGACGAGGGCACGAACATGA
- a CDS encoding urea carboxylase-associated family protein — protein sequence MSRRLVERVEVPRCYGRAVEARLGQHVRIITPDGPQVADTSFVALDNPREGYHAGQTVALNMLAGTGTMRRLTTLWSRPPYERLMLTVVDDPVGVHFAWNGGRCSRGVYDVRDGIASGHRTCQENLEEAVAPWGIEPDLVPDVFNIFMNTDVIDEREIVFKPSLAGPGDHIEMKAEIDVLVVVSACPSETSASNDHDPKRLVIEVWDVDDQ from the coding sequence ATGAGCCGCCGTCTCGTCGAACGGGTCGAAGTGCCCCGGTGCTACGGTCGTGCGGTCGAGGCGCGCCTCGGGCAGCACGTTCGCATCATCACTCCCGACGGGCCGCAGGTCGCCGACACGTCGTTCGTGGCCCTCGACAATCCACGCGAGGGATACCACGCAGGCCAGACCGTGGCTCTCAACATGTTGGCCGGCACGGGGACGATGCGTCGCCTGACGACGCTGTGGTCACGCCCTCCCTACGAGCGCCTCATGCTCACCGTCGTCGACGACCCTGTCGGCGTGCACTTCGCCTGGAACGGTGGCCGGTGCTCCCGGGGGGTCTACGACGTGCGCGACGGCATCGCATCGGGACACAGAACGTGTCAGGAGAACCTCGAGGAGGCCGTGGCCCCCTGGGGGATCGAACCCGACCTGGTGCCCGACGTCTTCAACATCTTCATGAACACCGACGTCATCGACGAGCGCGAGATCGTCTTCAAGCCCTCGCTCGCGGGCCCGGGCGACCACATCGAGATGAAGGCCGAGATCGACGTCCTCGTCGTCGTCTCGGCGTGCCCGAGCGAGACCTCGGCATCGAACGACCACGACCCCAAGCGCCTCGTCATCGAGGTCTGGGATGTCGACGACCAATGA
- a CDS encoding aromatic-ring-hydroxylating dioxygenase subunit beta: MTADYVDDALYETLHALATVPPVGAPRADLRPLVESIVFEEARLLDDHHYREWLARFADESVYWVPVEPGLDPRDGVAYFFDDRSRIEDRVALLETGWAHAQVPASRTCRSIATVDAWPLDDGGLFVRCASTVWEYRHERATAFASTNRFVIDEADGDWRIRVKIVTLVNAGGDVPPFTFIL; the protein is encoded by the coding sequence ATGACCGCCGACTACGTCGACGACGCCCTCTACGAAACGCTGCACGCCCTGGCCACGGTTCCGCCGGTGGGTGCCCCCCGGGCCGACCTTCGGCCCCTGGTCGAGAGCATCGTGTTCGAGGAGGCCCGCCTCCTCGACGACCACCACTACAGGGAGTGGCTGGCGCGCTTCGCCGACGAGTCCGTGTACTGGGTTCCCGTCGAGCCGGGGCTCGACCCCCGCGACGGCGTCGCGTACTTCTTCGACGACCGCAGTCGTATCGAGGACCGGGTGGCGCTGCTCGAGACGGGGTGGGCCCACGCACAGGTGCCCGCATCGCGGACATGCCGCAGCATCGCGACGGTCGATGCCTGGCCCCTCGACGACGGGGGACTGTTCGTGCGGTGTGCCTCGACGGTGTGGGAGTACCGTCACGAACGTGCCACGGCGTTCGCGTCGACCAACCGTTTCGTGATCGACGAGGCCGACGGCGACTGGCGGATCCGGGTCAAGATCGTCACTCTGGTGAACGCAGGTGGGGACGTCCCCCCGTTCACGTTCATCCTGTGA
- a CDS encoding amidohydrolase family protein, whose amino-acid sequence MTEDTIPTAVDTIVRGWYVVTMNPDRDVIRDGAVAIRDGEIVAVGPRSQITAAYTAAQTIGDDHHVVTPGMVNSHIHVTGEPLTRGYVPDDTPFEENVFVWLCQLYAAYTAPEERLSGQLAAAEMLRSGTTTFLEAGTIRFLDEVIDGLTEIGIRGRVGPWVWDLPPEPDVYRQNTDEAIERLRSSLASHRDGLVQTWSILVGHTTASDPLWRAARDLADEYGTGMSFHMSPAESDPDGFVAEFGHRPMIHLAELGVLRDDVAITHCVRVDDREVAIMGEAGVSVAHCPTTALKVSYGVTQVGKMPEMVQAGVNVAIGTDGNNASNYSDLMRATYLVAGLFKDARTDPQMFPAEKAYEMATLGGAKAMGAEADIGSLEVGKRADVVLHDTDRPEWRPLLNVANQLVWSADGRGVDTVLVDGRVVVDNGHLTTLDEERMWAEAQVAGEAITARSGLPDKAKWPVL is encoded by the coding sequence ATGACCGAGGACACGATCCCCACCGCCGTCGACACCATCGTGCGCGGTTGGTACGTGGTGACGATGAACCCCGACCGCGATGTGATCCGTGACGGCGCCGTCGCGATCCGCGACGGTGAGATCGTCGCCGTCGGCCCCCGCTCGCAGATCACGGCCGCCTACACCGCCGCGCAGACCATCGGCGACGACCACCATGTGGTCACGCCCGGCATGGTCAACTCCCATATCCACGTCACCGGTGAGCCGCTGACGAGGGGCTACGTCCCCGACGACACACCGTTCGAGGAGAACGTGTTCGTCTGGCTCTGCCAGCTGTATGCGGCCTACACCGCGCCGGAGGAGCGCCTGTCCGGCCAACTCGCCGCGGCGGAGATGCTGCGCTCGGGCACGACGACGTTCCTGGAGGCCGGGACGATCCGTTTCCTCGACGAGGTGATCGACGGGCTGACCGAGATCGGGATCCGGGGTCGCGTCGGTCCATGGGTCTGGGACCTTCCCCCCGAGCCCGACGTGTACCGCCAGAACACCGACGAGGCGATCGAACGCCTCCGCTCGTCGTTGGCATCGCACCGCGACGGCCTGGTCCAGACGTGGTCGATCCTCGTCGGGCACACGACCGCCTCCGATCCGCTCTGGCGTGCCGCCCGGGATCTCGCCGACGAGTACGGGACCGGCATGAGTTTCCACATGTCACCGGCGGAGTCCGACCCCGACGGTTTCGTCGCAGAGTTCGGACACCGGCCGATGATCCATCTCGCGGAACTCGGCGTCCTGCGCGACGATGTCGCGATCACGCACTGCGTCCGGGTGGACGACCGTGAGGTGGCGATCATGGGTGAGGCGGGTGTGAGCGTCGCCCACTGCCCCACGACCGCGCTCAAGGTCAGCTACGGGGTCACGCAGGTCGGCAAGATGCCCGAGATGGTGCAGGCAGGGGTCAACGTGGCGATCGGCACGGACGGGAACAACGCCTCCAACTACTCGGACCTGATGCGTGCGACGTACCTCGTCGCCGGGCTCTTCAAGGACGCCAGGACGGACCCGCAGATGTTCCCTGCCGAGAAGGCCTACGAGATGGCCACCCTGGGTGGGGCCAAGGCGATGGGCGCCGAGGCCGACATCGGTTCACTCGAGGTGGGCAAGCGGGCCGACGTCGTGCTGCACGACACCGACCGACCGGAGTGGCGACCGCTGCTCAACGTCGCGAATCAACTCGTCTGGTCCGCGGACGGGCGCGGCGTCGACACGGTGCTGGTGGACGGCCGGGTGGTCGTCGACAACGGACACCTGACGACGCTCGACGAGGAGCGGATGTGGGCCGAGGCCCAGGTGGCGGGTGAGGCCATCACCGCCCGGTCAGGTCTCCCCGACAAGGCGAAGTGGCCGGTCCTGTGA
- a CDS encoding Rieske 2Fe-2S domain-containing protein: MSETVALEGLVQPGRVHRRAYTDPDVFALEMDRVFGGTWVYLGHESQVPGPNDFLATHLGLRQVLLTRDADGELHALFNRCSHRASVVCHEQRGTAKHFQCGYHGWTFSNRGALASVPYPSGYSDSGFDKDDRGLRQIPRLASYRGLVFGTLNLDAPGIGEWLGAARGPLDYFIDRVPGGGLEVRNCQRLVFEGNWKLAWDNAGDGLHPTFAHRSWVLMNERRFGEGKSLGQFKNSPDTTGMYGEDLGNGHIIVDQRPGMSRSFWETQRPVPGKEIFGEMIRDSSPGDAAEVLEMVPGSMINLSIFPNLLVKGNHFEVVQPLAPDRTRLNTWVVAGRDVPREVNILRMRIAEDFVSLGNPDDLELFERCQRGLAVGEVEWVDMSKGLGDPLEAATDAGTTRAPVTYETPMRGYIDQWRRLVESDVELTTVLDGDVDREIVDGPADGGVAFAGSEAAS, encoded by the coding sequence ATGAGTGAGACAGTGGCCCTCGAAGGGCTCGTGCAGCCCGGGCGTGTCCACCGGCGCGCCTACACCGATCCGGACGTCTTCGCCCTGGAGATGGACCGTGTCTTCGGCGGGACCTGGGTCTACCTCGGCCACGAGAGCCAGGTCCCCGGCCCCAACGACTTCCTGGCGACACACCTGGGCCTGCGTCAGGTCCTCCTCACCCGCGACGCCGACGGCGAACTGCACGCGCTGTTCAACCGGTGCTCGCACCGTGCGTCGGTCGTCTGTCACGAGCAACGGGGGACGGCGAAACACTTCCAGTGCGGCTATCACGGCTGGACGTTCTCCAACCGGGGTGCTCTCGCCTCGGTCCCGTATCCCAGCGGCTATTCCGACAGCGGCTTCGACAAGGACGACCGTGGGCTCCGCCAGATCCCCCGACTCGCCAGCTACCGCGGCCTCGTGTTCGGCACACTCAACCTCGACGCCCCCGGTATCGGGGAGTGGCTCGGGGCTGCTCGGGGGCCACTCGACTACTTCATCGACCGCGTGCCGGGCGGCGGACTCGAGGTGCGCAACTGCCAGCGGCTCGTCTTCGAGGGGAACTGGAAGCTCGCGTGGGACAACGCCGGCGACGGCCTGCACCCCACGTTCGCCCACCGCTCATGGGTGCTGATGAACGAGCGCCGGTTCGGCGAGGGGAAATCGCTCGGGCAGTTCAAGAACAGTCCCGACACCACCGGGATGTACGGCGAGGACCTGGGCAACGGCCACATCATCGTCGATCAGCGTCCCGGGATGTCCCGGTCGTTCTGGGAGACGCAGCGCCCGGTGCCGGGCAAGGAGATCTTCGGCGAGATGATCCGGGATTCGAGCCCAGGGGACGCGGCCGAGGTGCTCGAAATGGTGCCCGGCAGCATGATCAACCTGTCGATCTTCCCGAACCTCCTCGTGAAGGGGAACCACTTCGAGGTGGTCCAGCCGCTCGCACCGGACCGGACGCGGCTCAACACCTGGGTGGTCGCCGGTCGCGACGTCCCCCGGGAGGTCAACATCCTGCGGATGCGGATCGCCGAGGACTTCGTCTCGCTGGGCAACCCCGACGACCTCGAGCTCTTCGAGCGGTGCCAGAGGGGCCTCGCCGTCGGGGAGGTGGAGTGGGTCGACATGTCCAAGGGTCTCGGGGACCCCCTGGAGGCCGCCACCGACGCCGGCACGACGCGTGCGCCCGTGACCTACGAGACGCCCATGCGCGGCTACATCGACCAGTGGCGACGTCTCGTCGAATCCGACGTCGAGCTGACCACGGTGCTCGACGGGGACGTCGACCGTGAGATCGTGGATGGACCCGCGGACGGCGGCGTCGCCTTTGCGGGATCGGAAGCGGCGTCATGA
- a CDS encoding MFS transporter gives MDELTPEAPSAEDAAVIEAPTIWSGGLLPVTLANLTIVALAAFDGLAVTAALPSIAEDLGDVGLLPWVITAYYGASAIAVIVAGPLIDGFGVRRTFRLTVVWFLVTSLMCAFAPNLPLLVAARTAQGLGGGLVITVAFASVGLAYPTRLRARAFAANSLVWGTLGLGGPALAGVVLEVTSWRIVFLLQVPLTAAALVAGWTKHPRTRLRPTRPHVDVVGIVLLVALTLITLIGFAQVGVRWWAVGVAAASSVLLVAAYWAHAGRSAEPVLLRRHLAATPIRFAHLTAALVLTAGLCIDSYLPLYINLVEGRSIGFAAATVVFLTIGWSSGSVASSRLLDHYSEAQVIMAGSSIMIPALVGGAAFVFASVPMWWLFGTYVITGLSIGLVSTSGLTLLQKGSVATEIGRVNAAHQFVRTLGITYGVALGGSVLLFVVARRTGDVEVVRSLLAGDEAADVAGATRDAVASGLAWAHVAGAVVAVAALAAAITLLRHSPSDADDERVSI, from the coding sequence ATGGACGAGCTGACCCCCGAAGCGCCGTCGGCCGAGGACGCAGCGGTCATCGAGGCCCCCACAATCTGGAGTGGCGGCCTGCTCCCCGTCACGCTGGCCAACCTCACGATCGTGGCACTCGCCGCGTTCGACGGGCTGGCGGTGACGGCGGCGCTGCCCTCCATCGCGGAGGACCTGGGCGACGTCGGGCTCTTGCCGTGGGTCATCACGGCCTACTACGGGGCCTCGGCGATCGCGGTCATCGTCGCGGGTCCACTCATCGACGGATTCGGCGTGCGGCGCACGTTCCGGCTCACCGTCGTCTGGTTCCTCGTGACGTCGCTGATGTGCGCCTTCGCGCCGAACCTGCCGCTGCTCGTGGCCGCCCGGACGGCCCAGGGGCTCGGCGGCGGTCTCGTGATCACCGTCGCCTTCGCGTCGGTCGGTCTCGCGTACCCCACGAGGTTGCGGGCGCGGGCTTTCGCCGCGAACTCGCTCGTGTGGGGCACCCTCGGCCTCGGTGGGCCTGCGCTGGCGGGCGTGGTCCTCGAGGTCACCAGCTGGCGGATCGTGTTCCTGTTGCAGGTCCCGCTCACGGCGGCCGCGCTCGTCGCCGGGTGGACGAAGCACCCCCGCACGCGCCTACGACCCACCCGTCCCCACGTGGACGTGGTCGGGATCGTCCTCCTCGTGGCGCTGACCCTCATCACGCTGATCGGGTTCGCCCAGGTGGGGGTGCGGTGGTGGGCGGTCGGCGTCGCAGCCGCCAGCTCGGTCCTCCTCGTCGCCGCGTACTGGGCGCATGCGGGGCGCAGCGCGGAGCCGGTGCTCCTGCGGCGGCACCTGGCGGCCACGCCCATCCGGTTCGCGCATCTCACCGCGGCGCTCGTGCTGACAGCCGGTCTCTGTATCGACAGCTACCTGCCTCTCTACATCAACCTCGTCGAGGGCCGTTCCATCGGCTTCGCCGCGGCGACGGTCGTGTTCCTGACGATCGGATGGAGCTCGGGGTCGGTGGCGTCGAGCCGCCTGCTCGATCACTACAGCGAGGCCCAGGTGATCATGGCCGGCTCGTCCATCATGATTCCCGCCCTCGTCGGCGGCGCGGCCTTCGTGTTCGCCTCGGTGCCGATGTGGTGGCTCTTCGGGACCTACGTCATCACCGGGCTGTCGATCGGGCTGGTGTCGACCTCGGGGCTCACGTTGCTCCAGAAAGGGTCGGTGGCGACCGAGATCGGACGCGTGAACGCCGCCCACCAGTTCGTGCGCACCCTCGGCATCACCTACGGGGTGGCGCTCGGTGGTTCGGTCCTGTTGTTCGTCGTCGCCCGGCGTACCGGCGATGTGGAGGTCGTCCGCTCGCTCCTGGCCGGCGACGAGGCGGCCGATGTCGCGGGTGCGACCCGTGACGCGGTCGCGTCCGGTCTGGCGTGGGCCCATGTAGCGGGCGCCGTGGTCGCGGTGGCGGCGCTGGCGGCGGCCATCACGCTCCTACGACATAGCCCCTCGGACGCCGACGACGAACGGGTCTCGATCTAG